A single Bacillus sp. HMF5848 DNA region contains:
- a CDS encoding NAD-binding protein, translating to MRRLFFVNVILIVLLAGGLWSVWWVDREPSFGLVVTLSIFLGITPLLLFVKRAFYLQVFLFTLAMLTGFYGFYFESIATEAGRYSGVNALYSTIRLFILDTDNVFAPTLGKHIHYPLSIEIARWSAAATTIATILQIAYRMLGQSIKLFGYKVLGNHYIIVGYNHKSKALINSLRKNGKRVIVISDDEDSIEEDFLHQLGVITILSARDKSLLFHKLALKRAKYFILLHEDDSQNLDEIVGLIDFLKNKTSKLEVILHLHHQQSYLLYEDIKRDFTVNHGAFPVPVRTVNVHSLMAEKLLNDHPLYKYYEDRVKDADSAPLHMLFVGFGQTGQQVAVQAIERAHFLPRERLQITVLDKEAERLKALWYRQYPRADKVATMRFRPFDVSTEALNAAVAEYNPTHVFICLQDDYADLMEGIDLCKQYPQLPIFIKMKAEAHISKWVHTNTFEYDRVFRFGYYEDVLNEDYFINETLTKLAKLVHTKYMELQEVQDDWLALSDLNRESNRNQMNHADTKLLLLELDKVKKNENHPDKLTKHEFLQYIEGKIEALAEIEHERWNAFHFMRSWDVKTDIAPPNSHKDEDKRLHGCLVSWDELDRVCEITRKPFKEYDRDTIRNLYDVYQFIGYDLVVKKSE from the coding sequence GTGAGAAGGTTGTTTTTTGTGAATGTTATTTTGATAGTGTTGCTCGCTGGGGGGCTTTGGAGTGTGTGGTGGGTTGACCGGGAGCCGTCATTTGGTTTGGTGGTGACGTTGTCGATTTTTTTAGGCATCACGCCATTGCTACTGTTTGTGAAGAGGGCCTTTTATTTGCAGGTTTTCTTGTTTACATTGGCAATGTTAACAGGCTTTTATGGGTTTTATTTTGAGTCGATAGCTACTGAGGCTGGTCGGTACAGTGGGGTCAATGCCCTTTATTCAACGATTCGTTTGTTTATTTTAGATACGGACAATGTGTTTGCACCAACACTCGGGAAACACATCCACTATCCTTTATCCATTGAAATCGCTCGTTGGAGCGCCGCTGCAACAACCATTGCGACTATTCTACAAATTGCTTACCGCATGTTAGGTCAATCAATCAAGCTGTTTGGCTATAAAGTACTTGGAAATCACTATATTATTGTTGGCTATAATCACAAGAGCAAAGCTCTAATTAACAGCTTACGAAAAAACGGGAAACGAGTGATTGTTATTAGTGACGATGAAGACTCGATTGAAGAGGATTTTCTTCATCAGTTGGGTGTGATAACAATCTTAAGTGCGCGTGATAAATCTCTGCTTTTTCATAAACTAGCCTTGAAACGTGCGAAATACTTTATTTTATTGCATGAAGATGATTCCCAAAACTTAGACGAAATCGTAGGACTTATTGACTTTTTAAAAAATAAAACGTCTAAGCTAGAAGTTATTTTGCATTTGCATCATCAGCAGTCATATTTACTTTATGAGGATATTAAGCGCGATTTCACGGTGAATCATGGTGCGTTTCCAGTGCCTGTTAGGACGGTGAATGTGCATAGTTTAATGGCTGAGAAGCTGTTAAATGATCATCCGTTATATAAATATTACGAAGACCGCGTGAAAGACGCCGATAGTGCGCCGCTGCATATGTTGTTTGTTGGCTTTGGACAGACAGGGCAGCAGGTGGCAGTCCAGGCGATTGAGCGTGCGCACTTTCTGCCAAGGGAAAGGCTTCAGATTACGGTGTTAGATAAAGAGGCTGAGAGGCTGAAGGCGCTTTGGTATCGTCAATATCCGCGAGCTGATAAAGTAGCGACTATGCGCTTTCGTCCCTTTGATGTGTCAACAGAGGCTTTAAATGCTGCTGTTGCGGAGTACAACCCGACACATGTTTTTATTTGTTTGCAAGATGATTATGCTGATTTGATGGAAGGTATTGATTTATGTAAGCAGTACCCTCAGCTTCCTATTTTTATAAAAATGAAGGCGGAGGCGCATATCAGCAAATGGGTACATACAAATACGTTTGAATATGATAGAGTGTTTCGATTTGGCTATTATGAGGACGTGTTAAATGAGGATTACTTTATTAACGAGACACTTACGAAGCTTGCGAAGCTCGTTCATACGAAATATATGGAGTTGCAAGAGGTGCAGGACGATTGGCTAGCGCTTTCGGATCTTAATCGAGAGTCGAATCGCAATCAGATGAATCATGCTGATACGAAGCTGCTCCTGCTTGAGTTGGATAAGGTGAAAAAGAACGAGAATCATCCTGATAAATTAACAAAGCATGAGTTTCTTCAGTATATAGAGGGCAAAATTGAGGCGCTTGCCGAAATAGAGCATGAACGCTGGAATGCGTTTCATTTTATGAGAAGCTGGGATGTGAAAACAGATATCGCACCTCCTAACAGTCATAAGGATGAGGATAAACGATTACATGGATGTCTTGTGTCATGGGACGAGTTGGACCGTGTGTGTGAGATCACTCGTAAGCCGTTTAAAGAGTATGATCGTGACACGATTCGCAATTTATATGATGTGTACCAATTTATTGGGTACGATCTTGTTGTTAAGAAAAGTGAGTAA
- a CDS encoding toll/interleukin-1 receptor domain-containing protein: MQDEQQRKVVFLSHNSADFDEMVEIAQYLEERDIPCWYAPRDIPLGQHYQTRIVQDLKHKVEALVVIITEQVGASSMVPKEIDLALRFNIPIVPIMLDGTDVPDSLLLLLCNIQHLNVGKYAALSEALDQLIIELEEIHHGSHTNEVEVTEKQRLNRPVVLKNAPGVELYQLHTTQLQIVQQTFVEPERFTSMKSQLARDHFICLHHSQHTGKYSAAISLLQNLQVQHIYEISKDVKPKELLKLTVREQAGFILEIDSEDWFDTVSEHAFLDYIEHVSAKDSFLIFIMKKEATEPFLQLYSHKVSAPKQVEDMLRKHVNFVSHNEELVGTFETWLSERTLSIIRQANPLPRDVSALAQKIQQFLQGDITEEGLLQSLQTNVLKRIEAWFQVERSQEDIAFYLALGLFEGLTFNEITKLAQGLQRRFASYLGEEPAARLLPSRDEYLALFHATVKKELSQFEVGHLAQDKVRFVVPEDASYVWQYVWLQYPRYQSAIIEWLHELLSSKRKGIEDKVISIVVELLKIDFPTIRMSFVQPWAQSNAVPERMLAVRTLELLAADSEWTYPVFNLVKAWAGLRNNSHLQWTAMMLLSSELGAKYYPASLKMIRSAYGTSNRSLHNVIQRTMQQLTKIALWDTQYEKIYIRHWVEWFERTPKDELQPVFRFAQSVFQPVPALFFRAQPSFLEHFWVPFIADNLQHTMTRKTMLAMLDEWIQRAGGKRANVETISGVLHAIYESEADSMRIRLEKFVRKGLRQHDDAYRPIAEMLVKM, from the coding sequence ATGCAAGACGAACAGCAAAGAAAGGTCGTGTTTTTAAGTCATAATTCGGCCGATTTTGATGAGATGGTAGAGATTGCACAATATTTAGAGGAACGTGATATCCCATGCTGGTATGCGCCAAGGGATATTCCGCTTGGGCAGCATTATCAGACGAGAATTGTACAGGATTTAAAGCACAAGGTGGAGGCGCTCGTTGTTATTATTACGGAGCAAGTTGGTGCTTCAAGCATGGTACCAAAGGAAATTGATTTAGCGCTTCGCTTTAATATCCCGATTGTCCCGATTATGTTGGATGGAACGGATGTACCGGACTCCCTGCTGCTACTTCTATGTAATATTCAACATCTTAATGTTGGCAAATATGCCGCTTTATCGGAGGCGCTTGATCAGCTAATTATTGAGTTAGAAGAAATTCATCATGGCAGCCACACGAACGAAGTGGAAGTAACTGAAAAGCAGCGTTTGAATAGACCTGTTGTCTTGAAAAATGCCCCAGGTGTGGAGCTTTATCAATTACATACAACTCAACTACAGATAGTGCAACAAACTTTTGTAGAGCCTGAACGTTTTACTAGTATGAAAAGTCAGCTTGCTCGTGATCATTTTATTTGCTTGCATCATAGTCAGCACACAGGCAAATACTCTGCCGCTATAAGCTTGCTACAGAACTTACAAGTTCAGCATATTTATGAGATATCTAAAGATGTGAAGCCGAAGGAGCTTTTAAAATTAACGGTGCGAGAGCAGGCTGGTTTTATTTTAGAAATAGATTCAGAGGATTGGTTTGATACCGTTTCTGAGCACGCGTTTTTAGATTATATCGAGCATGTGAGTGCGAAGGATTCATTTCTTATTTTTATTATGAAAAAAGAAGCGACAGAGCCGTTTCTCCAATTGTATTCCCATAAGGTTAGTGCGCCGAAACAGGTGGAGGATATGCTCAGAAAGCATGTTAACTTTGTCTCTCATAATGAGGAGCTAGTGGGGACATTCGAGACTTGGCTGTCGGAGCGAACGTTGAGCATAATACGACAGGCTAATCCTTTACCGCGTGATGTTAGTGCATTGGCTCAAAAGATACAGCAATTTTTACAAGGGGACATTACAGAGGAAGGCTTGCTTCAATCGTTACAAACGAATGTATTAAAACGAATTGAGGCGTGGTTTCAAGTGGAGCGATCACAAGAAGACATCGCCTTCTATCTTGCTTTAGGATTGTTCGAAGGGCTCACATTCAATGAAATTACGAAGCTAGCCCAAGGACTGCAACGACGATTTGCTAGTTACCTAGGAGAAGAACCGGCAGCGCGACTTTTGCCGAGCCGCGATGAATATTTAGCGTTGTTCCATGCGACTGTAAAAAAAGAGTTAAGTCAGTTTGAAGTCGGTCACTTAGCGCAGGATAAGGTGCGGTTCGTCGTGCCGGAGGATGCGTCCTATGTGTGGCAATACGTTTGGCTTCAATATCCTCGTTACCAGTCGGCTATAATTGAATGGCTGCATGAGCTGTTATCGTCTAAGCGAAAAGGAATTGAGGACAAAGTCATTTCAATCGTTGTGGAATTGCTGAAAATTGATTTCCCAACGATTCGCATGAGCTTTGTACAGCCTTGGGCACAATCAAATGCTGTTCCAGAGCGGATGTTGGCCGTTCGCACTCTCGAATTATTAGCTGCTGATAGTGAGTGGACATATCCAGTGTTCAACTTAGTAAAAGCTTGGGCGGGGCTTCGTAATAATAGTCACCTGCAATGGACTGCGATGATGCTGTTAAGCTCCGAGCTTGGTGCGAAGTATTATCCTGCTAGTTTAAAAATGATCCGGAGTGCGTATGGGACAAGCAACCGCAGTTTGCATAATGTTATTCAGCGAACGATGCAGCAGCTAACAAAGATCGCGTTATGGGATACACAATATGAAAAAATTTATATTCGGCATTGGGTCGAGTGGTTTGAACGAACGCCTAAAGACGAGTTGCAGCCTGTGTTTCGCTTTGCGCAATCTGTGTTCCAACCGGTTCCTGCCCTATTTTTCCGGGCCCAGCCTTCTTTTCTGGAGCACTTTTGGGTGCCATTTATCGCAGACAATTTACAGCATACGATGACTAGAAAAACAATGCTAGCAATGCTAGATGAGTGGATTCAAAGAGCTGGTGGGAAGCGTGCGAATGTTGAGACGATTAGTGGTGTGTTACATGCTATTTATGAATCTGAAGCTGATAGTATGCGCATTCGCTTGGAGAAGTTTGTTCGCAAGGGCCTTCGTCAGCATGATGATGCGTACAGGCCGATTGCCGAGATGCTGGTGAAGATGTGA
- a CDS encoding SH3 domain-containing protein, translating to MEQAMNASVYWFMMPPYVRLAIILFIIFIIFRFVLFRLAVLVGNVVLWILLRLVGLLVGLTTSIVGFVVGFRVKKGVTHFPSVHKLEDVMESVVRKLMNARENCSVQHMSRKIIVKRYRRVVLLLIIAVGFSFYKWPDTKLGQTWHEWEHTVLVETFSLSMLSTEEARAVYDQWRQDSNSDSSVETAATSSEDTSIFLQLTSEYDGGKIRRTPSMDGEKIAVIGSGDTLLFLGESEVGSSNVTWYKVETSSGVVGWISSNIVERAE from the coding sequence ATGGAACAAGCTATGAACGCGTCAGTATATTGGTTCATGATGCCCCCTTATGTCCGTTTGGCTATTATTCTATTTATCATTTTCATCATATTTCGCTTTGTCTTGTTTCGCTTAGCTGTTTTGGTTGGAAATGTTGTACTATGGATTTTACTAAGATTGGTCGGGTTATTAGTTGGCTTGACAACGTCCATTGTCGGTTTTGTGGTAGGATTTCGTGTTAAAAAAGGCGTGACACATTTCCCGTCTGTGCATAAGCTTGAAGATGTGATGGAGAGTGTCGTACGGAAACTCATGAACGCTCGGGAAAACTGCAGTGTTCAGCACATGAGTCGCAAAATTATTGTGAAACGCTATCGCCGCGTAGTCTTACTGCTAATTATCGCTGTCGGCTTCAGTTTTTACAAATGGCCTGATACAAAACTCGGGCAAACGTGGCATGAATGGGAGCATACTGTTTTAGTAGAAACATTTTCTTTAAGCATGCTGTCAACTGAAGAAGCGAGAGCGGTGTATGATCAGTGGAGACAGGATTCAAATTCTGATTCAAGTGTAGAAACGGCGGCGACATCTTCGGAAGACACAAGCATTTTTTTACAATTAACAAGTGAATATGACGGCGGAAAAATTCGCCGCACCCCATCGATGGACGGTGAAAAAATCGCTGTCATCGGCAGTGGGGATACTTTGTTATTTTTAGGAGAATCTGAGGTAGGCTCAAGCAATGTCACTTGGTATAAAGTTGAAACCTCCTCAGGAGTAGTAGGATGGATTTCTAGTAATATCGTAGAAAGAGCTGAATAG
- a CDS encoding CBS domain-containing protein: protein MKTTTNHGERVARFEAAFNQIHIKLKQLTNDPRDFAPFGDVLYAARKLHSVIRYNYDALKQFGYLRNAIVHNKVNESFYIAEPHEDVVANIEKIRDLIHTPPFALSIASQPVKVFDPSTSLEEILDMITQTGYSQFPIYNESGFQGLLTEGGIAKWMAKHIAGNSVSIQSVQAKDILAFEKKHNVHFIGRTSSIYDLEAIYEDSFDQNKKLEAILITEKGLPTQKPIGIVTSWDLIKIDHTSLMLASQV, encoded by the coding sequence GTGAAGACAACAACGAATCATGGAGAAAGAGTAGCCCGCTTTGAGGCTGCGTTTAATCAAATTCATATAAAGTTAAAACAATTAACGAATGACCCTCGTGATTTTGCTCCATTCGGTGATGTATTATATGCCGCGAGAAAATTACATAGTGTTATTCGATACAACTACGATGCGTTAAAGCAGTTTGGATATCTGCGGAATGCGATTGTACACAACAAAGTGAACGAGAGCTTTTATATCGCTGAGCCACATGAAGATGTAGTAGCTAACATTGAAAAAATTAGAGACTTAATCCACACACCGCCTTTTGCGTTGTCAATTGCATCTCAGCCTGTTAAAGTGTTTGATCCTTCTACATCATTAGAAGAGATCTTGGACATGATTACTCAAACTGGTTATTCGCAGTTTCCTATATATAATGAATCAGGATTTCAAGGATTACTGACAGAGGGTGGAATTGCAAAGTGGATGGCAAAGCATATTGCTGGAAACTCAGTTTCAATTCAATCAGTACAAGCGAAAGATATTCTAGCGTTTGAAAAAAAGCATAATGTTCACTTCATCGGTAGAACGAGTTCTATTTATGATCTTGAAGCTATTTATGAAGATAGCTTTGACCAGAACAAGAAATTAGAGGCTATTCTTATTACCGAGAAAGGACTTCCCACACAAAAACCAATTGGTATCGTTACATCGTGGGACCTAATTAAAATAGATCACACTTCATTGATGCTGGCCAGCCAGGTGTGA
- a CDS encoding DUF5667 domain-containing protein has protein sequence MTKKSVPFNKNVRNVLASSVIASMFALSVGAGQSYAEEPESNTTVEVEEVATQDQTETTTTDTTTQEEVVTTEEDTTESLEGGTTESELVDEQPMGTEEVVTTEESTESEKVDSTSEQLEDAVEVDEDAEIDVVEEDTPALLPGDFFYFTKKLIENVQLALTFDEAKEAELLVSFAEERIKEAAALLIQGEEELAGDVLQQAIDQQELALAKYEKAEEGLIEEETAVTEDVYEEEVETDPTLSDIEEKFAANIIALQAVLEKVGNPTAKEAIQKNIVKAQVKLEKKLNKKLAKLADKEQTFEDKLAELEAELAAGEIDQEEYNEEVAELNAELAEEQLEALEEISEEAEDILEEAAEEIEEIDEELDEDDVDADKLDEEIDEESDLEDEEDTEKEEERTAAEKQQAAIKKQEEAAKKAEEKQREEAEKKAEKAREEVKKQEEKAREAAKKAEEKQREEAEKKAEKAREEVKKQEEKAREAAKKAEEKQREEAEKKAEKKREEIKKQEEKAREEAEKKAEEKEREDKEDKEDKEDKSKKQKDDDDNEDEDKDEDKSEKSKGKKEKDDDGE, from the coding sequence ATGACGAAGAAAAGTGTACCATTCAACAAGAACGTTCGAAACGTATTAGCTTCTAGTGTTATCGCATCAATGTTTGCGCTAAGTGTAGGAGCTGGACAATCTTATGCGGAAGAACCGGAGTCAAACACAACGGTTGAAGTAGAGGAAGTAGCTACGCAGGATCAAACGGAAACTACAACAACGGATACTACAACGCAAGAAGAAGTTGTAACAACAGAAGAAGATACAACGGAAAGTTTAGAAGGCGGTACGACTGAATCAGAACTTGTAGATGAGCAGCCGATGGGAACTGAAGAAGTAGTAACTACAGAAGAATCAACAGAATCGGAAAAAGTGGATTCGACTAGTGAACAATTAGAGGATGCGGTTGAAGTAGATGAGGACGCAGAGATTGATGTGGTAGAAGAAGACACTCCTGCTTTGTTACCTGGTGACTTCTTTTATTTTACAAAGAAATTAATTGAAAATGTGCAGCTTGCTTTAACGTTTGATGAGGCAAAAGAGGCGGAGTTACTAGTTTCCTTTGCTGAAGAGAGAATTAAAGAGGCCGCGGCGCTTCTTATTCAGGGCGAGGAAGAGTTAGCAGGTGATGTGCTACAGCAAGCAATTGATCAGCAAGAATTAGCATTAGCAAAATATGAGAAAGCAGAAGAAGGGTTAATTGAAGAAGAAACTGCGGTAACTGAAGATGTTTATGAAGAAGAAGTTGAAACAGATCCAACTCTTTCTGATATAGAAGAGAAGTTTGCAGCAAACATTATTGCACTTCAAGCAGTACTTGAAAAAGTAGGCAACCCTACCGCTAAAGAAGCTATTCAAAAAAATATTGTAAAAGCTCAAGTGAAGCTTGAGAAGAAATTAAATAAAAAGTTAGCCAAGCTTGCAGATAAAGAACAAACCTTTGAAGATAAACTTGCTGAATTAGAGGCAGAGCTAGCTGCTGGTGAAATAGATCAAGAGGAATACAATGAAGAAGTGGCAGAGCTAAATGCAGAGTTAGCAGAGGAACAACTCGAAGCTTTAGAAGAAATCTCTGAAGAGGCTGAAGACATTCTAGAAGAAGCTGCTGAAGAAATAGAAGAGATTGACGAAGAGCTTGATGAAGATGACGTTGACGCGGACAAGTTAGATGAAGAAATTGATGAAGAGTCCGACTTAGAAGATGAAGAAGATACAGAAAAAGAAGAAGAAAGAACGGCTGCGGAAAAACAACAAGCTGCTATAAAGAAGCAAGAGGAAGCGGCTAAAAAAGCAGAAGAAAAGCAGCGCGAAGAAGCCGAGAAGAAAGCCGAAAAAGCACGTGAAGAAGTGAAGAAGCAAGAAGAAAAAGCACGAGAAGCGGCTAAAAAAGCAGAAGAAAAGCAGCGCGAAGAAGCCGAGAAGAAAGCCGAAAAAGCTCGTGAAGAAGTGAAGAAGCAAGAAGAAAAAGCACGAGAAGCGGCTAAAAAAGCTGAAGAAAAACAGCGCGAAGAAGCTGAGAAGAAAGCCGAAAAAAAGCGTGAAGAAATAAAGAAGCAAGAAGAAAAAGCTCGTGAAGAAGCCGAGAAAAAAGCTGAAGAAAAAGAACGAGAAGACAAAGAAGATAAAGAAGATAAAGAAGACAAGTCTAAAAAGCAAAAAGACGATGATGATAATGAAGACGAAGACAAAGACGAAGACAAATCTGAAAAGTCAAAAGGCAAGAAAGAAAAAGATGACGACGGTGAATAA
- a CDS encoding WYL domain-containing protein, producing the protein MTVKTDIIYSIHMNKMIKIQYNSFGKKTTRLIEPYYLFMWCNQYYVTSYCHLRKERRTFKLSRITERNMIDNKSEKFLPPSCLFELGFSENEDVHAQIELVAYPQEAEQTLKELGFNFYVQEYPKKIKLPKMGYEAICRSPLEEAVFYHWEDDTSVSRYDVEPFKIEYTFDGKIHSYVPDAFLYMTDNKKKLIEIKVSGDLELPKNKAKFKAAQDYCKHNNIEFEFFGVEGGRTFAKHKSSWKTIDNHVGKINMKTRRKDNQYNDLRKFLKAYEVGEDVFVSLEQLREHVGAGYRENPEVAKMEQYTRLINEHVFFILENINNKEQVIERQAELIELISEIEDGHEYNFENLVLGHQLISIVKENYYINRRDSEGFQHYVDVLSIYYEKYVLEKEVIYRSIKLGFRDISWEVDKKINKLLILDKISHVNPKISDYAQELILGLSSRSINALKRRLRGIKEGKFLDTIDLETAIQNKYIILKEESYTSYYSYKTFCRQNRLPLLSIVPKTKKANIKIEFLGDGTDEYYEIYHHVAEKIIESLSAYIGKYIPICADFNRGVKVGFDVTIDRLPDFIKYTIPLLTEFQETVR; encoded by the coding sequence ATGACTGTAAAAACCGACATAATATACTCTATTCATATGAATAAAATGATTAAGATTCAATATAATTCTTTTGGCAAGAAAACCACACGATTAATAGAGCCATACTATTTATTCATGTGGTGCAATCAGTACTATGTTACAAGCTACTGTCACTTGAGGAAAGAGCGGCGAACTTTTAAACTATCTAGAATTACTGAAAGAAATATGATAGATAATAAAAGTGAAAAATTTTTACCACCTTCATGTCTATTTGAGCTAGGCTTTTCGGAGAATGAAGATGTTCATGCGCAAATTGAACTAGTGGCGTATCCTCAGGAGGCGGAACAAACCTTAAAGGAACTAGGTTTCAACTTTTATGTGCAAGAGTATCCCAAAAAGATCAAGCTACCTAAGATGGGGTATGAAGCTATTTGTAGAAGTCCGCTTGAGGAGGCTGTTTTTTACCATTGGGAAGACGATACATCAGTTTCTCGGTACGACGTGGAGCCTTTTAAAATTGAATATACCTTTGATGGGAAAATTCATTCCTATGTTCCTGACGCCTTTCTTTATATGACTGACAATAAAAAGAAATTAATAGAGATAAAAGTCTCTGGTGATTTGGAGTTGCCTAAAAATAAGGCGAAATTTAAAGCCGCACAAGACTACTGCAAACATAACAATATTGAATTTGAGTTCTTTGGCGTAGAAGGTGGACGAACGTTTGCCAAACATAAATCTTCTTGGAAAACGATAGACAATCATGTTGGAAAAATAAACATGAAAACGCGAAGGAAAGACAACCAATATAATGATTTAAGAAAATTTCTTAAGGCGTACGAAGTAGGAGAAGATGTTTTTGTCTCTTTGGAGCAACTAAGGGAGCATGTTGGTGCTGGGTATCGTGAGAATCCGGAAGTTGCCAAAATGGAACAATACACAAGATTGATTAATGAACATGTATTTTTCATACTTGAAAATATAAACAATAAAGAGCAAGTAATAGAAAGACAAGCAGAGCTTATAGAACTTATAAGTGAAATAGAGGATGGGCATGAGTACAACTTTGAGAATTTAGTATTAGGTCATCAGTTAATCTCGATTGTCAAAGAAAACTATTACATTAATAGAAGAGATAGTGAAGGTTTTCAACATTATGTAGACGTTTTATCTATTTATTATGAAAAATATGTGTTAGAGAAAGAAGTTATATATAGAAGTATTAAGCTTGGATTTAGAGACATTTCTTGGGAAGTTGATAAAAAGATAAATAAGTTGCTTATACTAGATAAAATTTCACATGTGAATCCAAAAATATCAGACTATGCACAGGAACTTATATTAGGACTCTCAAGTCGTAGCATAAATGCTCTTAAAAGAAGATTGCGAGGTATAAAGGAAGGAAAGTTTTTGGATACAATAGATTTAGAAACGGCCATACAGAATAAATATATTATTTTGAAGGAAGAAAGCTACACTTCTTATTACTCTTATAAAACTTTCTGCCGTCAAAATAGATTGCCATTACTTAGTATTGTGCCGAAGACGAAAAAAGCTAACATAAAAATCGAATTTCTTGGTGATGGGACGGACGAATATTATGAGATCTATCACCATGTTGCTGAAAAGATAATAGAATCTTTATCAGCATATATAGGCAAATATATTCCAATATGTGCAGATTTTAATCGTGGAGTAAAAGTGGGATTTGACGTAACAATAGACAGATTGCCAGATTTTATTAAATACACTATCCCATTATTAACAGAATTCCAAGAAACAGTCCGATGA
- a CDS encoding REP-associated tyrosine transposase: protein MTRQARVKSSTGVYHVIVRGANKQAIFHDDADCRMFLDALHKYKRRTDLKVFAWCLMNNHAHLLIKEGHESISATMKRVGVSYVSYYNEKYETTGHLFQDRFRSENVETRGYLLTVTRYIHQNPVKAGMVKKPDDWEWSSCAEYYGEITYPRGLLDQSYILELFSPDHAVGMREFKVFNEAFNSDECLEERVEKRRLSDDEARTQIKKLLCNLKIAQVKSLPKKQRDEILREMKSIDRISQRQAARILGISPNLFYKA from the coding sequence ATGACCCGGCAAGCTAGGGTGAAAAGTAGTACTGGTGTTTATCATGTTATTGTGAGAGGTGCTAATAAACAGGCGATTTTTCATGACGATGCGGATTGCCGAATGTTTCTTGATGCGCTGCACAAGTATAAAAGACGTACCGATTTGAAGGTGTTTGCTTGGTGCTTAATGAACAATCATGCTCATCTGCTTATAAAAGAAGGGCATGAATCAATTTCAGCAACGATGAAGCGTGTCGGTGTTAGTTATGTTTCGTATTACAATGAGAAATATGAGACGACAGGACATCTCTTTCAAGACAGGTTTCGAAGTGAAAATGTAGAAACGCGGGGTTACCTTTTAACAGTCACAAGGTATATTCATCAAAATCCTGTGAAAGCAGGGATGGTAAAAAAACCTGATGATTGGGAGTGGAGTAGCTGCGCAGAGTATTATGGTGAGATTACGTACCCAAGAGGATTGCTAGACCAATCTTACATTCTTGAGTTGTTCTCACCTGACCATGCTGTTGGAATGAGAGAGTTTAAAGTGTTCAACGAGGCATTTAATAGTGATGAGTGTCTCGAAGAAAGAGTAGAGAAAAGAAGACTGTCAGATGACGAGGCTAGGACACAGATTAAAAAACTACTATGTAATTTAAAAATCGCTCAAGTAAAAAGTCTTCCAAAGAAACAAAGAGATGAAATTTTAAGAGAGATGAAGTCTATTGACAGAATCTCACAACGTCAAGCTGCGAGAATTCTGGGCATTAGCCCAAACCTCTTCTACAAAGCATAG